Proteins found in one Pantoea cypripedii genomic segment:
- a CDS encoding phenolic acid decarboxylase, with protein sequence MSNFDKQDLSGFIGKHLVYTYDNGWNYEIYVKNATTLDYRIHSGLVGNRWVKDQQAYIVRVADAVYKISWTEPTGTDVSLIANLADLVFHGTIFFPQWVMLNPEKTVCFQNDHLSEMAAFREQGPTYPTTVIDEFATITFVRDCGPDNENVIACAASELPADFPANLR encoded by the coding sequence ATGAGCAACTTTGATAAACAAGATTTGAGCGGTTTTATTGGTAAACACCTGGTCTACACCTACGACAATGGCTGGAATTACGAGATCTACGTGAAAAATGCCACCACCCTCGACTACCGTATTCACAGCGGTCTGGTGGGAAATCGTTGGGTGAAAGATCAGCAGGCTTACATCGTGCGGGTCGCCGACGCGGTGTATAAAATTTCCTGGACCGAGCCAACCGGCACCGACGTCAGCCTGATCGCTAACCTCGCTGACCTTGTCTTTCACGGCACCATTTTCTTCCCGCAATGGGTAATGCTAAACCCGGAAAAAACCGTCTGCTTCCAGAATGATCATCTGAGTGAAATGGCGGCGTTTCGTGAACAGGGACCGACTTATCCGACCACAGTGATTGATGAATTCGCCACCATTACCTTTGTTCGTGACTGCGGTCCCGATAATGAGAACGTGATTGCCTGTGCGGCGAGCGAACTGCCCGCCGACTTCCCGGCTAACCTGCGTTAA
- a CDS encoding GNAT family N-acetyltransferase: MEILLAEEQHIPAIQQIYAHHVLYGCATFETDPPDEATLLARLQKINAAGLPWFVAIEDGVVLGYCYLSRWRERFAYRFSLEDSVYIDQRYTGRGIGRKLLAQALSWAEQQGYRQMVGVVGNSENDASIALHRSAGFTVTGTLRSVGFKHGRWLDTVIMQRQLGVGDSTLP, translated from the coding sequence ATGGAAATTTTGCTGGCAGAAGAACAACATATCCCCGCCATTCAACAGATTTATGCGCACCATGTCTTATACGGCTGCGCAACCTTTGAAACCGATCCACCCGATGAAGCCACCCTGCTGGCCCGCCTGCAAAAAATAAACGCCGCCGGACTGCCGTGGTTTGTGGCAATCGAGGATGGCGTGGTATTGGGTTATTGCTACCTCTCGCGCTGGCGCGAACGTTTTGCCTACCGTTTTAGCCTTGAAGATTCGGTGTATATCGACCAGCGTTACACCGGGCGCGGTATCGGCAGAAAATTGCTGGCGCAGGCGCTGTCATGGGCCGAACAGCAGGGATATCGCCAGATGGTGGGCGTGGTAGGCAACAGCGAGAACGACGCTTCCATTGCCCTGCATCGTTCAGCCGGTTTTACCGTGACCGGCACACTGCGCTCGGTTGGCTTCAAACACGGACGCTGGCTGGATACGGTGATTATGCAACGCCAGTTAGGTGTCGGTGACAGCACTCTGCCCTGA
- a CDS encoding phosphotriesterase family protein has product MKGSIFRHPEPLPLGVQSGYVMTVLGPLPLDQMGVTLMHEHILLDASGKWVPPCCCSERHVAEMPVRIENLGELSLNPLMSRDNCQLFDVDVAIEELMKFRALGGETVVDPTNIGIGRDPKALQRIARLTGLNIIMGTGLYLQPSHPEWVKTTSVEQLTEKLIYDLGGLAEKPEVLAGLIGEIGVSSRFTADEEKSLRAAGRASAATGVPIEVHLPGWERLGHKVLDILAQEGADLRHTVLCHMNPSHADKTYQRELADRGAYLEYDMIGMSYYYADEQAQSPSDEENARAICALIDDGYLNQILLSQDVFLKTMLTRYGGHGYGHILKNFVPRLRRHGVSGEQLETLMIANPQRVFGA; this is encoded by the coding sequence ATGAAAGGTTCTATTTTTCGTCATCCCGAACCGCTGCCGCTCGGCGTGCAAAGCGGTTATGTGATGACGGTCCTCGGCCCGCTGCCGCTGGACCAGATGGGTGTCACGCTGATGCATGAACACATTTTGCTGGATGCTTCGGGCAAATGGGTACCGCCCTGTTGTTGCAGCGAGCGTCATGTCGCCGAGATGCCGGTACGTATCGAAAATCTTGGTGAGCTATCGCTCAATCCGCTGATGAGCCGCGATAACTGCCAGCTGTTTGACGTTGATGTGGCGATTGAAGAGTTGATGAAGTTCCGCGCTCTGGGTGGGGAAACGGTGGTTGATCCCACCAATATCGGCATTGGCCGCGATCCTAAAGCGTTACAACGCATCGCCCGCCTGACCGGCCTGAATATCATTATGGGCACCGGTCTGTATCTGCAACCGTCGCACCCGGAGTGGGTAAAAACCACCAGCGTGGAACAGCTGACGGAAAAGCTGATTTATGACCTCGGTGGGCTGGCGGAAAAACCTGAGGTGCTGGCCGGGTTGATCGGCGAGATTGGCGTATCAAGCCGCTTCACCGCCGATGAAGAAAAATCGCTGCGGGCAGCGGGACGCGCCAGTGCGGCCACCGGAGTGCCGATTGAGGTTCATCTGCCTGGCTGGGAACGTCTCGGCCACAAGGTGCTGGATATTCTGGCGCAGGAAGGTGCCGATCTGCGGCATACCGTGTTGTGTCATATGAACCCCAGCCACGCGGACAAAACTTATCAGCGCGAACTGGCCGATCGAGGTGCGTACCTCGAATACGACATGATCGGCATGAGTTACTACTACGCCGATGAACAGGCGCAATCGCCCTCCGATGAAGAGAATGCCCGCGCGATCTGCGCCCTGATCGATGACGGCTATCTCAACCAGATTTTGCTGTCGCAGGACGTGTTTCTCAAAACCATGCTGACCCGTTATGGCGGCCACGGTTATGGCCACATCCTGAAAAATTTCGTACCGCGCCTGCGCCGCCACGGCGTCAGCGGTGAACAGTTAGAAACGTTGATGATCGCCAACCCACAGCGGGTATTTGGCGCGTAA
- a CDS encoding ATP-binding cassette domain-containing protein, with translation MVNITKTYGSIRSLRGVNLELAPGEVLGLVGDNGAGKSTLTKVLSGAVVPTSGAIRIDGEEQRFANPADARRCHIEMVYQDLSLCDTVDVAGNLFMGREPMKHWLGVPFLDQQKMHADAREMLKGLGISIPDTRLLVRNLSGGQRQAIAIARAAAFGPKVLIMDEPTAALAVAEVEAVLALIKRVSARGVSVILITHRLQDLFLVCDRIMVMYEGTNVADRRVADTSLSEIVNLIVGEKFSAPSAHAH, from the coding sequence ATGGTCAATATCACCAAAACCTACGGCTCGATTCGCTCGCTGCGCGGCGTGAATCTGGAGCTGGCACCCGGTGAAGTGTTGGGTCTGGTCGGTGACAACGGTGCCGGTAAATCTACGCTGACCAAGGTGCTGTCCGGTGCCGTGGTGCCTACCAGCGGTGCGATTCGTATTGATGGCGAGGAGCAACGTTTTGCTAACCCCGCCGATGCCCGACGTTGCCACATCGAAATGGTTTATCAGGATCTGTCACTGTGCGACACCGTGGATGTTGCGGGAAACCTGTTTATGGGCCGTGAACCGATGAAGCACTGGCTGGGGGTGCCCTTCCTCGATCAGCAAAAAATGCATGCCGATGCACGTGAAATGCTGAAGGGGTTGGGAATTTCCATTCCTGATACCCGCCTGCTGGTGCGCAATTTATCCGGTGGGCAACGACAGGCCATCGCCATTGCCCGCGCAGCGGCGTTCGGCCCGAAAGTGCTGATTATGGATGAACCCACAGCGGCGCTGGCCGTGGCCGAAGTGGAAGCGGTGCTGGCCCTGATCAAACGCGTGAGCGCCCGTGGCGTCAGTGTGATCCTGATTACCCACCGTTTGCAGGATCTGTTCCTGGTGTGCGATCGCATCATGGTGATGTACGAGGGCACCAACGTGGCGGATCGCCGGGTGGCCGATACCAGCCTGAGCGAAATCGTCAACCTGATTGTCGGCGAGAAGTTTAGCGCGCCGTCCGCCCACGCCCATTAA
- a CDS encoding LacI family DNA-binding transcriptional regulator has protein sequence MTKKRVLLSDVAQLAGLSKATVSRYLNHSLVLPQDTVTRIENAIRQLDYRGNSLARRLSKGGSETLGLVLPDITNPFFAELADAAEEAASQRGYSLVLCITRNNPDKECQFIRWLDTCQVDGLLFTTNRPDNGLLRKEVQRQQRIVLLDEDIPGSNVPKVFADNVQGGKLATEQLIAAGHQQIAFVGGPDALMSVRERYQGFCQAMQQAGLAVVPEWVMFGKYERSFGAQALHHFFASELRPSAVFAASDYLVLGLLDGLRERGLRAPEALSLVGFDDASYADFTQPRISTIRQPAREMGRAAVEQMLNLLHGDLPLPQETRLPVEWIARDSISPRHNVR, from the coding sequence ATGACAAAAAAACGCGTTTTACTTTCAGATGTGGCGCAACTGGCTGGGTTGTCAAAAGCAACTGTGTCGCGCTATCTCAATCATTCGCTGGTTCTGCCGCAGGATACCGTCACGCGGATCGAAAACGCGATCCGCCAACTGGATTATCGCGGCAACTCGCTGGCGCGTCGCCTGAGCAAAGGCGGTAGCGAAACACTTGGCCTGGTGCTGCCCGATATTACCAACCCCTTCTTTGCCGAACTGGCCGATGCCGCAGAAGAAGCGGCGTCACAGCGCGGCTACAGCCTGGTGCTCTGCATCACCCGCAACAACCCAGACAAGGAATGTCAGTTTATCCGCTGGCTGGATACCTGCCAGGTGGATGGCCTGCTGTTCACCACCAACCGCCCGGATAATGGCCTGCTGCGCAAAGAGGTGCAGCGCCAACAGCGTATCGTCTTGCTGGATGAAGATATTCCCGGCAGCAACGTGCCGAAAGTCTTCGCCGATAACGTCCAGGGCGGCAAGCTGGCGACGGAGCAACTGATCGCTGCCGGACATCAGCAGATTGCCTTTGTCGGTGGTCCTGATGCGTTGATGAGCGTGCGCGAACGTTATCAGGGATTTTGCCAGGCGATGCAGCAGGCCGGGTTGGCAGTGGTGCCGGAATGGGTGATGTTTGGCAAATACGAGCGGAGTTTTGGCGCGCAGGCCCTGCACCACTTCTTTGCCAGCGAATTACGCCCGAGCGCGGTGTTCGCCGCCAGTGATTATCTGGTACTCGGGCTGCTGGATGGCCTGCGTGAACGTGGGTTACGTGCGCCGGAGGCCCTGTCGCTGGTGGGGTTCGATGATGCCAGCTATGCCGATTTCACCCAGCCACGTATTTCCACCATTCGTCAGCCTGCGCGTGAAATGGGGCGCGCAGCGGTTGAACAGATGCTGAATCTGCTGCATGGCGATTTGCCGCTACCGCAGGAAACCCGTCTGCCGGTGGAATGGATCGCTCGCGACTCCATCAGCCCACGGCACAACGTGCGCTAA
- a CDS encoding ABC transporter permease, whose amino-acid sequence MSMVNLSGTRMIQHSLPRRLLHNHSGVVSIALFFVFCCVVFSLITSNFLTTPNWLNIIRQSAPLLIVATAMTLVITTGGIDLSVGSTLALVGALSAIALNSWGWPWYCVLIGGLAMGALVGAINGFFIAYEGIPAFIVTLATLAVVRGVALLMTQGYSIPIPADSPFTFMGRAWLIGIPMPALIGIVVLIVGHVVLNNMRFGRYVTAIGANAEGARRSGINTKAVVMRVYIISGMAAALAGMIITARLGSGSSNQGEGFELQVIAAVVLGSTSLFGGFGTVIGTLLGALSIAIIQNGLILSHISPFYTQIATGAIILLAIWINTRILNPARASAKG is encoded by the coding sequence ATGAGTATGGTTAACCTTTCCGGTACACGCATGATCCAGCATTCGCTACCCAGACGCCTGCTGCATAACCATTCTGGCGTGGTCAGCATTGCGCTGTTTTTTGTCTTCTGCTGCGTGGTGTTTTCACTCATCACCAGTAACTTTCTCACCACGCCCAACTGGCTCAATATTATTCGCCAGAGCGCACCGTTGTTGATTGTGGCGACGGCGATGACCCTGGTGATCACCACCGGTGGCATTGATCTCTCGGTGGGTTCAACCCTGGCGCTGGTGGGAGCCTTGTCCGCCATTGCCCTCAACAGCTGGGGCTGGCCGTGGTATTGCGTGCTGATTGGCGGCCTGGCAATGGGGGCGTTAGTCGGCGCGATTAACGGATTTTTTATCGCGTATGAGGGGATTCCGGCGTTTATCGTCACCCTCGCAACCCTGGCGGTGGTCCGAGGCGTGGCGCTGTTAATGACTCAGGGTTACTCAATCCCGATCCCCGCCGATAGCCCGTTTACCTTTATGGGCCGCGCCTGGCTAATCGGTATCCCGATGCCCGCCCTGATCGGCATTGTGGTGCTGATTGTCGGACATGTGGTGCTCAATAATATGCGCTTTGGTCGCTATGTCACCGCCATCGGTGCCAATGCCGAAGGTGCAAGGCGCAGTGGCATTAATACCAAAGCGGTGGTGATGCGCGTTTACATTATCAGCGGAATGGCCGCCGCGCTGGCTGGCATGATCATCACTGCCCGTCTTGGCAGCGGTTCATCTAATCAGGGCGAAGGGTTTGAATTGCAGGTAATCGCCGCCGTGGTGCTCGGCAGTACCAGCCTGTTCGGTGGTTTTGGCACGGTGATCGGCACGCTATTGGGGGCGCTTTCCATCGCCATTATCCAGAACGGTTTGATTCTGTCGCATATTTCACCGTTCTATACGCAAATCGCTACCGGCGCGATCATCCTGCTCGCCATCTGGATCAACACCCGTATTCTCAACCCGGCACGCGCCTCTGCCAAAGGATAG
- a CDS encoding LysR family transcriptional regulator → MFKTTLEQWAILDKVVELGGFNQAAEAMNRSQSSVSYNLSLLQERLGISLLRIEGRRALLTPQGETLLAQVRPLLNAFHVLESRAASLHDGARTQLELVVDNIFPRQTLFRVLQQFQQQYPATQIQLTEVLEYDDPLHPAVPDADVMVMTRREDVSGRGQWLMNVDFLAVIHRDHPLLTLAQPLTEYDLSRYPQIRIGTSRSQAPNASVGQSEQWFFSTVDTAVEAVMHQVGYGWLPQERISEALQQGVLQLLPLNHGGRRSTPMHLIVKKELIPLDDQVIALVDLFTRYCSGQSAVTDT, encoded by the coding sequence ATGTTTAAGACCACGCTGGAACAATGGGCGATCCTTGATAAGGTCGTCGAGCTGGGCGGATTCAATCAGGCAGCGGAAGCGATGAATCGTAGCCAGTCATCCGTCAGCTACAATCTTTCGCTGTTACAGGAACGTCTTGGGATTTCATTGCTGCGCATTGAAGGCCGGCGAGCGCTCTTGACCCCGCAGGGGGAGACGCTGCTGGCACAGGTGCGCCCATTGCTGAATGCCTTCCATGTGCTGGAGTCGCGCGCGGCAAGTTTGCACGACGGCGCGCGTACTCAGCTGGAACTGGTGGTTGATAATATTTTTCCGCGCCAGACGCTGTTTCGCGTGTTGCAGCAGTTCCAGCAACAATATCCGGCGACGCAAATCCAACTTACCGAGGTGCTGGAATACGACGATCCGCTGCATCCGGCGGTGCCTGACGCCGATGTGATGGTGATGACGCGCCGCGAAGACGTTTCCGGACGCGGGCAGTGGCTGATGAATGTTGATTTTCTGGCGGTCATTCACCGCGACCATCCGCTGCTGACCTTAGCGCAGCCGCTGACGGAATATGACCTGTCACGCTATCCGCAAATTCGTATCGGTACCTCGCGCTCGCAAGCGCCGAACGCCTCGGTGGGGCAATCGGAACAATGGTTTTTCTCGACGGTGGATACAGCGGTTGAAGCGGTGATGCACCAGGTGGGGTATGGCTGGCTGCCGCAGGAACGCATTTCTGAAGCACTGCAGCAGGGAGTATTGCAGCTCTTACCGTTAAATCATGGCGGTCGCCGCAGTACCCCGATGCATCTGATTGTGAAAAAGGAACTGATCCCGCTGGATGATCAGGTAATTGCGTTGGTGGATCTGTTTACCCGTTATTGTTCAGGGCAGAGTGCTGTCACCGACACCTAA
- a CDS encoding BtpA/SgcQ family protein, with protein sequence MAVISSEKSNAIQAIFSRSKAVIGVIHCDAFPGSPKYRGASVNDIIERALRDAENYLAGGVHGLIVENHGDIPFSKPEDIGPETAAFMAVITGKIRSRFGVPLGINVLANAAIPALATALAGGADFIRVNQWANAYVANEGLIEGAAAKALRYRSQLRAEHIRVFADSHVKHGSHAIVADRSIPELTRDVEFFEADAVIATGQRTGDSATLSEIDEIRSATSLPLLVGSGVTPGNVCEILGRTQGVIVASALKRDGVWWNEVELARVKHFMNVAKAALEGE encoded by the coding sequence ATGGCAGTTATCTCATCAGAAAAGAGCAACGCAATACAAGCAATATTTTCACGTTCAAAAGCAGTGATTGGTGTTATTCATTGCGATGCTTTTCCTGGTTCACCGAAATATCGTGGTGCATCAGTGAATGATATTATCGAACGCGCACTGCGTGATGCGGAAAATTACCTGGCAGGTGGCGTACATGGTTTGATTGTGGAGAATCATGGTGATATTCCATTTTCGAAACCGGAGGATATTGGCCCGGAAACGGCTGCTTTCATGGCGGTGATTACCGGGAAAATTCGTAGCCGGTTTGGCGTACCCCTGGGGATTAACGTGCTGGCGAATGCGGCGATTCCGGCACTGGCAACGGCACTGGCCGGTGGTGCGGATTTTATCCGGGTTAATCAATGGGCCAATGCCTATGTGGCAAACGAAGGTTTGATTGAGGGAGCAGCGGCCAAAGCGTTGCGCTATCGCAGCCAGCTACGCGCTGAGCATATCCGGGTATTTGCCGACAGCCATGTGAAGCACGGGAGCCACGCGATTGTCGCCGACCGTTCCATTCCTGAACTCACCCGTGACGTGGAGTTCTTTGAAGCGGATGCGGTGATTGCCACCGGGCAGCGCACCGGCGATAGCGCCACCTTAAGCGAAATCGATGAAATCCGCAGTGCCACTTCGTTGCCGCTGCTGGTGGGATCCGGCGTAACGCCGGGTAACGTCTGCGAAATTCTTGGCCGTACACAGGGCGTGATTGTGGCCAGCGCGCTGAAACGTGATGGGGTCTGGTGGAATGAAGTAGAACTGGCGCGTGTGAAACATTTTATGAACGTGGCAAAAGCCGCGCTGGAGGGGGAGTGA
- a CDS encoding TenA family protein, which translates to MSFTDRLLQEHQAIWQEMQQHRFVLDIEQDQLDEAVFNRYLVFEGNFVATAIAIFALGISKAPGIRQQRWLITVLNALVDTQIAWFEEVYVRRNIDPASVPGDLPGVKRFDQGMLQAAQQGSYADIITIMFGAEWMYYHWCARVAEKSQSDADIRRWVELHAEEAFYQQASWLKAELDACAATLPESEQQRLSKLYAEVLRWEIDFHSAAWLD; encoded by the coding sequence ATGTCATTCACCGACCGTCTGTTACAGGAACATCAGGCCATCTGGCAGGAGATGCAGCAACATCGTTTCGTGCTGGATATTGAACAGGATCAACTGGATGAGGCGGTATTCAATCGTTATCTGGTGTTTGAAGGCAACTTTGTGGCTACCGCTATCGCCATCTTTGCGCTGGGCATCAGCAAAGCTCCCGGCATCCGTCAGCAGCGCTGGCTGATTACGGTGTTGAATGCGCTGGTGGATACGCAGATCGCCTGGTTTGAAGAGGTTTATGTGCGACGCAATATTGATCCGGCCAGCGTGCCGGGTGATCTCCCTGGGGTAAAACGTTTCGACCAGGGGATGCTGCAAGCGGCGCAGCAGGGCAGTTATGCCGACATCATCACCATCATGTTTGGCGCTGAATGGATGTATTACCACTGGTGTGCACGGGTGGCAGAGAAAAGCCAAAGTGATGCGGACATTCGTCGCTGGGTGGAGTTGCACGCGGAGGAGGCGTTTTATCAACAGGCGAGCTGGCTGAAAGCGGAACTGGATGCCTGTGCCGCGACGCTGCCGGAAAGCGAACAGCAGCGGCTGTCAAAGCTGTATGCAGAGGTGCTGCGCTGGGAAATTGATTTCCACAGCGCAGCCTGGCTGGATTAA
- a CDS encoding glutamine amidotransferase — MTKKVLLVGESWTSTATHIKGFDQFATATWHNGAVDFLAALKDSAYQITHMPVHEAPEQFPLTLAALQEWDVIILSDIGANTLLLHPATWLKSQRTANRLTLLHDYVAQGGALMMIGGYYSFQGINGGARYRNTAVEQTLPVRCLAWDDRVERPEGCYLEQTQAHGILENLPAEMPWLLGYNEVEMQPEGQLLATIAGTPHPLLAIREYQQGRTLVWTSDMSAHWLPPEFAQWAGFRQLWINCLDWLTGSPA; from the coding sequence ATGACGAAAAAGGTTCTGCTGGTGGGTGAATCCTGGACCAGCACCGCAACGCATATTAAAGGCTTTGATCAATTTGCCACCGCCACCTGGCACAATGGCGCGGTGGATTTTCTGGCGGCGTTGAAGGACAGCGCTTATCAGATCACCCATATGCCGGTGCACGAGGCCCCCGAACAGTTCCCGCTGACGCTGGCCGCGTTGCAGGAATGGGATGTGATCATCCTGTCGGATATCGGGGCCAATACCCTGCTGCTGCACCCCGCCACCTGGCTGAAAAGTCAGCGTACCGCCAACCGTCTGACGTTATTGCATGACTATGTCGCCCAGGGTGGCGCGCTGATGATGATTGGCGGTTACTACAGTTTTCAGGGTATCAATGGCGGCGCACGCTACCGCAACACGGCGGTGGAACAAACCCTGCCTGTGCGTTGCCTGGCCTGGGATGACCGGGTTGAACGTCCTGAAGGTTGTTATCTGGAACAAACGCAGGCGCATGGCATTCTGGAAAACCTGCCTGCGGAGATGCCGTGGCTGCTGGGCTATAACGAAGTGGAGATGCAGCCCGAGGGCCAGTTACTGGCGACCATCGCCGGTACCCCGCATCCGCTGCTGGCGATCCGTGAATATCAGCAGGGGCGCACGCTGGTGTGGACCAGCGATATGTCTGCACACTGGCTGCCGCCGGAATTTGCCCAGTGGGCCGGATTTCGCCAGCTGTGGATCAATTGCCTCGACTGGCTGACCGGATCGCCAGCATGA
- a CDS encoding ABC transporter substrate-binding protein, which translates to MTTAVMAASADYALVQINQQALFFNQMNKGAQEAAKASGKNVVIFNANDNPVSQNDAIENYIEQGVKGIMVDAIDVNGIMPAIKEAAGKNIPVIAIDAVLPAGPQAAQVGVDNVEGGKILGKYFLGYVDKSMGGKARVGIVGALNSAIQNERQKGFEDTIKSNKNISVADVVDGRNIQDDAMTAAENLITGNPDMTAIYATGEPALLGAIAAVENQGRQKDIKVFGWDLTARAISGIDQGYVVAVLQQDPEKMGEEAVKALNAINAGKTVQKHIQVPATVVTKENVGSYRAMFK; encoded by the coding sequence ATGACCACTGCCGTTATGGCTGCTTCGGCTGATTATGCTTTGGTGCAAATAAATCAGCAGGCCTTGTTTTTTAATCAGATGAATAAAGGTGCGCAGGAAGCGGCAAAGGCCAGCGGTAAAAATGTCGTTATCTTTAATGCTAACGATAATCCTGTTTCACAAAATGATGCGATTGAAAACTATATTGAACAAGGCGTGAAAGGCATTATGGTGGATGCTATTGACGTCAATGGCATCATGCCTGCAATAAAAGAAGCCGCTGGGAAAAATATTCCGGTGATTGCTATCGATGCGGTATTACCTGCTGGCCCACAGGCCGCCCAGGTGGGGGTGGATAACGTTGAAGGCGGTAAGATCCTCGGCAAATATTTCCTGGGTTATGTTGATAAAAGTATGGGCGGCAAAGCGCGTGTCGGTATTGTTGGCGCGTTGAATTCTGCTATCCAGAATGAGCGTCAGAAAGGCTTTGAAGACACCATTAAAAGCAATAAAAACATCAGTGTGGCCGATGTGGTTGATGGCCGCAACATCCAGGACGACGCGATGACCGCCGCTGAAAACCTGATTACCGGCAACCCGGACATGACCGCGATTTATGCCACCGGTGAACCGGCGCTGCTCGGCGCGATTGCGGCGGTGGAAAACCAGGGGCGTCAGAAGGATATCAAGGTGTTTGGCTGGGATCTGACTGCCCGCGCCATCAGCGGCATCGATCAGGGTTATGTGGTGGCCGTGCTGCAACAGGACCCGGAAAAAATGGGTGAAGAAGCCGTCAAAGCCCTGAATGCGATCAACGCCGGTAAAACGGTGCAGAAACACATCCAGGTACCGGCGACGGTGGTAACCAAAGAGAACGTGGGCAGCTATCGCGCCATGTTCAAATAA
- a CDS encoding PfkB family carbohydrate kinase, giving the protein MHIYVCGNITVDEFWQVDHFPAEGESALGNKVHSDVGGKGANQAMVLSRCGIPTSLITATGADSQGEWLRQRVNHERLALLPFAATVPFSDNSVIFTTAKGDNAIMTSNAAANSLNPDTVSAHLTVAQPGDIFLQQGNLAPQTTLALFQLAKSRGMTTVFNPSPVNPDFVHCWPWVDIAVVNQGEAALLTPTLPPHGSLITTLGAAGAQLQRDQQSWLVAAAKARVIDTTGAGDTFLAVMLASSLLRQTLPDALALRHATAAAAITVSRRGTWSAFPTRPELQAILARR; this is encoded by the coding sequence ATGCATATCTATGTATGCGGTAATATTACCGTTGATGAATTCTGGCAGGTCGATCATTTTCCTGCCGAGGGCGAATCCGCTCTGGGAAATAAAGTTCATAGCGATGTAGGTGGCAAAGGTGCCAACCAGGCCATGGTATTATCCCGCTGTGGCATTCCCACCTCATTAATTACTGCTACCGGCGCAGATTCACAGGGTGAATGGCTGCGCCAGCGCGTCAACCATGAAAGGTTGGCACTACTACCCTTTGCTGCCACCGTTCCCTTTAGTGACAATTCAGTTATTTTCACCACGGCTAAGGGCGATAATGCCATTATGACCAGCAATGCCGCTGCAAATAGCCTGAACCCGGACACGGTGAGCGCACATTTAACGGTGGCGCAGCCAGGCGATATTTTTTTACAGCAGGGAAACCTCGCCCCGCAAACGACCCTGGCACTGTTCCAGCTGGCTAAATCCCGTGGCATGACCACGGTATTTAATCCTTCGCCAGTCAACCCGGATTTTGTCCACTGCTGGCCCTGGGTAGACATCGCGGTGGTCAATCAGGGAGAAGCGGCGTTACTGACCCCGACGCTACCACCGCACGGCAGCCTGATCACCACGCTGGGCGCAGCCGGTGCACAACTACAGCGCGACCAGCAAAGCTGGCTGGTTGCCGCCGCCAAAGCCCGTGTTATTGATACCACCGGCGCAGGTGATACCTTCCTTGCCGTGATGCTGGCTTCCAGCCTGTTGCGCCAGACCCTGCCGGACGCACTGGCTCTGCGCCATGCCACTGCTGCCGCAGCGATTACCGTCAGCCGCCGGGGGACCTGGAGCGCGTTTCCCACCCGCCCGGAGTTACAGGCCATTCTGGCCCGGCGTTAA